A DNA window from Christiangramia salexigens contains the following coding sequences:
- a CDS encoding glucoamylase family protein has translation MRNKLIFILLLAISLFSGCKEAKDTENIDEKSLTSGDEELSEEALLDTVQRQTLKYFWDYAEPNSGMARERFHPDGNYPKNDSNIVTTGGTGFGLMGIVAGVERGFISRDSAVARFDKIADFLGSAKRFHGAWSHWLNGETGEIKAFSEKDNGGDIVETSFLAQGFIVVREYLKNGSEKEQAVANKYDELWKGIEWDWYTNNKNGIFWHWSPSYEWEMNFMIEGYNECLITYVLGASSPQHAIRPEVYHKGWARGGNITTDATAYGIPLILKHNTKGNEGGPLFWAHYSYLGLNPKGLSDKYANYWDLNVNHTLINYEYAQKNPNNFSTYRPDSWGLTASYTRNADDSIGYAAHSPDSDRGVVSPTAAISSIPYTPEKSLKAMRYFYTELNDLLWGPAGFYDAFSLEGKEWVAEKYLAIDQGPMLVMIENYRSGLIWDLFMQAPEVQNGLDKLGFSYEK, from the coding sequence ATGCGCAATAAATTAATCTTCATATTACTTCTGGCAATTAGTCTCTTTTCGGGTTGTAAGGAAGCAAAGGATACAGAAAATATTGATGAAAAATCTCTGACCTCAGGGGATGAGGAATTATCAGAAGAAGCTTTATTGGATACGGTGCAGCGTCAAACCCTGAAATATTTCTGGGATTATGCTGAGCCTAATAGTGGAATGGCTCGTGAACGCTTTCATCCGGACGGGAATTATCCAAAAAATGACTCAAATATAGTAACCACCGGAGGAACCGGTTTTGGCTTGATGGGAATAGTTGCGGGAGTTGAAAGAGGTTTTATTTCACGCGATTCAGCAGTCGCAAGATTTGATAAGATCGCTGATTTTCTCGGTTCTGCTAAGAGATTTCATGGTGCCTGGTCACACTGGCTAAATGGTGAAACCGGAGAAATTAAGGCTTTCAGTGAAAAAGACAATGGGGGGGATATCGTAGAAACGTCCTTCCTGGCTCAGGGTTTTATTGTTGTTAGAGAATACCTGAAAAATGGTTCAGAAAAAGAACAGGCAGTAGCTAATAAATATGATGAGTTATGGAAAGGAATAGAATGGGACTGGTACACCAATAATAAGAACGGGATCTTTTGGCACTGGTCACCATCTTATGAATGGGAAATGAATTTTATGATAGAGGGTTATAATGAATGTTTAATAACCTATGTGTTGGGAGCATCTTCACCTCAACATGCCATCCGTCCGGAAGTATATCATAAAGGATGGGCAAGAGGCGGCAATATTACCACAGACGCTACGGCTTATGGAATCCCACTTATTTTAAAACATAATACCAAAGGCAATGAAGGAGGTCCTTTATTTTGGGCTCATTATTCTTATTTGGGCTTAAATCCAAAAGGATTATCAGATAAATATGCCAATTATTGGGATTTGAATGTGAATCATACTTTGATAAACTATGAATATGCTCAGAAAAACCCTAATAATTTTTCAACGTATCGTCCTGACTCCTGGGGGCTAACCGCGAGCTATACGAGAAATGCAGATGATAGTATAGGCTACGCGGCTCATTCGCCAGATAGTGATAGAGGGGTGGTGTCTCCAACCGCCGCCATTAGTTCCATTCCCTATACTCCTGAAAAATCTTTAAAGGCCATGAGATATTTCTATACAGAACTTAATGATTTGTTATGGGGGCCGGCAGGCTTTTATGACGCATTTAGTCTTGAGGGTAAAGAATGGGTTGCCGAAAAATACCTGGCAATAGACCAGGGGCCAATGCTGGTTATGATTGAGAATTATCGTAGCGGTTTGATATGGGACCTGTTCATGCAGGCGCCGGAAGTTCAAAATGGATTAGATAAACTGGGATTCAGTTATGAAAAATAG
- a CDS encoding glucoamylase family protein: MKRYSFLFGLMLVLFSCSKDNGPGYQEPYMPEPDGGAEEEMPALTDEELLDLIQERTFNYFWDFAEPNSGMARERSQENAYGGDSRHIVTTGGTGFGLASFPAAVTRGWISYDEAKNRLNKILDFLEKAPTYHGAYSHWYMGNTGETRPFGEFDDGGDLVETALLMQGLLICREYFKEQAVTSRITSIWEKVEWDWYTKGENTLYWHWSPVYDFRKDLQIKGWNESLIVYVLAASSPTHSINKEVYDAGWASNGNMINNRSHYGINMPLGPSYGGPLFFSHYSFIGLDPRNLQDDYANYWDQNTSHTLINYEYCVRNPKNYKGYGENCWGLTASDNYEGYAAHSPTNDVGVITPTAALSSFPYTPEKSMAAARYFYEDLGNKLWGEYGFYDAFSEEEAWFSNGYLAIDQGPIVAMIENHRTQMLWQLFMADPEIQLGLNKLGFNY, encoded by the coding sequence ATGAAGAGATATTCTTTTTTATTCGGCTTAATGCTGGTATTGTTTTCCTGTTCTAAAGATAATGGACCGGGATACCAGGAGCCTTATATGCCTGAACCTGACGGTGGCGCAGAGGAAGAAATGCCTGCACTCACAGATGAAGAGCTTTTGGACCTGATCCAGGAGAGGACCTTTAATTATTTCTGGGATTTCGCGGAGCCCAATAGCGGAATGGCCAGGGAAAGATCACAGGAAAATGCTTATGGTGGAGATTCGCGTCATATAGTCACAACCGGTGGTACGGGGTTTGGACTTGCATCTTTTCCGGCTGCGGTAACACGAGGCTGGATTAGCTATGATGAAGCAAAAAACCGTTTGAATAAGATCCTTGATTTTCTCGAAAAGGCACCTACTTATCATGGAGCCTATTCCCACTGGTACATGGGAAATACCGGAGAGACTAGACCATTTGGAGAATTTGATGATGGCGGAGATCTGGTTGAAACCGCATTACTTATGCAGGGACTATTGATCTGCAGGGAATATTTTAAAGAACAGGCAGTGACTTCCAGAATAACTTCTATCTGGGAGAAAGTAGAATGGGACTGGTATACCAAGGGAGAAAATACCCTATACTGGCATTGGTCGCCCGTTTATGATTTCAGGAAGGACCTTCAGATTAAAGGTTGGAATGAATCCTTGATCGTATATGTTCTGGCGGCATCTTCGCCTACGCACTCTATAAATAAAGAAGTTTATGACGCGGGATGGGCATCAAACGGAAACATGATAAATAATAGATCCCATTATGGGATCAATATGCCCTTAGGGCCATCTTACGGAGGTCCGCTATTTTTTAGCCATTATTCCTTTATCGGTCTCGATCCGAGAAATTTGCAGGATGATTATGCTAACTACTGGGATCAGAATACCTCTCATACATTGATCAATTATGAATATTGTGTTCGTAATCCAAAAAACTATAAAGGTTATGGAGAAAACTGCTGGGGCTTAACGGCTTCAGATAATTATGAAGGCTATGCGGCTCACAGCCCTACAAATGACGTTGGGGTGATAACTCCAACGGCTGCATTGTCTTCATTTCCATACACCCCTGAAAAATCCATGGCGGCAGCACGGTACTTCTATGAAGATTTAGGGAATAAGCTATGGGGAGAATATGGCTTCTATGATGCTTTTTCTGAAGAAGAGGCCTGGTTCTCTAATGGTTACCTGGCTATAGATCAGGGGCCAATTGTAGCTATGATAGAAAATCACCGAACCCAAATGCTATGGCAATTATTTATGGCCGATCCTGAGATCCAGCTGGGTTTAAACAAGCTCGGCTTTAACTATTAA
- a CDS encoding family 43 glycosylhydrolase, protein MKCFSYIIISAVLLFSAVVHAQEVVPQTYCNPLDIDYSYMVYNSSSNISYRSGADPAVIEYRGEYFMFVTRSFGYWHSKDLINWEFIKPKQWFFEGSNAPTAFNYKDSLVYFAGDPAGYGSILYTDDPKSGEWTPTASITNNIQDSELFIDDDGKTYLYWGSSNVHPIRVKMLDKNDRFLETGVKKDLINLVEEEHGWERFGENNFHPTLKEGYMEGASMTKHNGKYYLQYAAPGTQFNVYADAAYVGDTPLGPFRYMKNNPMSFKPGGFTNGAGHGVTMKQTNGQYWHFATMALASNSHWERRLAMFPTYFDNEGLMYTNTSYGDYPLFGADHPTKAGQHTGWMLLSYKGKARVSSSRIQIKKSTSTDNEFEVTEMPLKKNTEGEIISEVLTDESPKSFWVAEANDNKQWVEIEMSAPGNIYAFQLNFHDEESGIYTRTEGLRHRFTLEVSEDGKTWETVVDRRNSYKDSPNAYISLNKPVKAKYVRYNNVKVPGNNLALSEIRVFGKGLGKKPARVKGFTVSREEDRRNASLTWKPVKGAQGYNIRWGIAPDKLYQSWLIYDESKHFMRSLDRDTEYYFSIEAFNENGISGRSEIVLSK, encoded by the coding sequence ATGAAATGCTTTAGTTATATAATCATATCTGCAGTTTTACTGTTCAGCGCTGTTGTGCATGCACAGGAGGTAGTGCCGCAAACCTATTGTAATCCACTGGATATTGATTATTCCTATATGGTTTATAACTCTAGTAGCAATATTTCTTACCGTTCAGGAGCCGATCCGGCTGTAATTGAATACCGTGGTGAATATTTTATGTTCGTTACACGATCTTTTGGTTACTGGCATTCAAAAGATCTGATCAATTGGGAATTTATAAAACCAAAGCAATGGTTTTTCGAAGGCTCCAATGCTCCAACGGCTTTCAATTATAAGGATTCCCTGGTATACTTTGCGGGTGATCCCGCGGGTTATGGGAGTATTCTTTACACCGATGATCCAAAGAGTGGAGAATGGACGCCAACCGCTTCAATTACCAATAATATTCAGGATTCCGAATTATTCATAGATGATGATGGGAAAACCTATCTGTACTGGGGATCGTCTAATGTTCATCCCATTCGCGTTAAAATGCTGGACAAAAATGACCGTTTTCTTGAAACCGGAGTTAAAAAGGATCTTATTAACCTGGTTGAAGAGGAGCACGGCTGGGAGCGTTTTGGTGAAAACAATTTCCATCCCACTTTAAAGGAAGGATATATGGAAGGTGCTTCCATGACCAAGCATAACGGGAAATACTATTTGCAATATGCTGCACCCGGGACACAATTTAATGTCTATGCAGATGCTGCATACGTTGGAGATACCCCGCTGGGCCCCTTTAGGTACATGAAAAATAACCCAATGAGTTTTAAACCGGGTGGCTTTACCAATGGTGCGGGCCATGGCGTTACTATGAAACAAACCAATGGACAATACTGGCATTTTGCCACTATGGCTTTGGCGTCCAATTCTCACTGGGAACGACGTTTGGCCATGTTTCCTACCTATTTTGATAACGAGGGATTAATGTATACCAACACGAGTTACGGAGATTATCCGCTGTTTGGCGCTGATCATCCTACTAAAGCCGGCCAGCATACCGGTTGGATGCTGCTTTCATATAAAGGAAAAGCAAGGGTTTCCTCTTCACGAATACAGATCAAAAAAAGTACATCTACAGATAATGAATTTGAGGTTACTGAAATGCCACTGAAGAAAAACACTGAAGGTGAAATTATTTCTGAGGTGTTAACCGATGAAAGCCCGAAATCATTCTGGGTAGCCGAAGCTAATGATAATAAGCAGTGGGTGGAAATTGAGATGTCTGCGCCCGGAAATATTTATGCTTTTCAATTGAATTTTCACGATGAAGAGTCGGGTATTTATACACGTACAGAAGGCTTGCGGCACAGATTTACTCTCGAAGTTTCAGAAGATGGCAAGACATGGGAAACGGTAGTAGACAGAAGAAATAGTTATAAGGATTCTCCCAATGCATACATCAGCCTTAATAAACCGGTAAAGGCAAAATATGTTCGATACAATAATGTAAAAGTACCGGGAAATAACCTGGCATTGTCTGAGATCAGGGTATTTGGTAAAGGATTGGGAAAGAAACCAGCAAGGGTGAAGGGGTTCACAGTATCACGTGAAGAAGACAGACGAAATGCTTCCTTAACCTGGAAGCCGGTGAAAGGCGCTCAGGGCTATAATATCCGCTGGGGCATAGCGCCAGATAAATTATACCAATCCTGGTTGATCTATGATGAGAGTAAACATTTTATGCGAAGCCTGGATCGTGATACAGAATATTACTTCAGTATTGAAGCATTCAATGAAAATGGAATATCTGGAAGGTCGGAGATCGTCCTCTCTAAATAA
- a CDS encoding prolyl oligopeptidase family serine peptidase has protein sequence MKNRFYIFLCFAICSVSIFAQDRSDFKREQFISEMDTLNYRILYPENFSKEKQYPVLLFLHGAGERGNDNEAQLTHGSNLFLEKETRESYPAIIVFPQAPKEDYWAKVEVKRDTVPFQFDFQNELAPTRSLSMVMKLMDSLVAKDHVNNERVYVGGLSMGGMGTYEIIYKRPEMFAAAFAICGGGNPEIASDYPKGFPIWIFHGEKDDVVPPNLSKEMARSINHYGGNAKLSLYPKDNHNSWDSAFAEPFLLSWLFSQENNRSGSKN, from the coding sequence ATGAAAAATAGATTTTACATATTTCTGTGTTTTGCGATCTGTTCGGTGAGCATTTTTGCTCAGGATAGGTCCGACTTTAAAAGGGAGCAATTCATTTCTGAAATGGATACACTCAATTACCGGATCCTGTATCCAGAAAATTTTTCTAAGGAAAAACAATATCCCGTGCTGCTGTTCTTGCATGGAGCAGGCGAACGAGGGAATGATAATGAAGCTCAGTTAACGCATGGAAGTAATTTATTCCTTGAAAAAGAGACCAGAGAGAGTTATCCCGCAATTATAGTTTTCCCACAAGCCCCAAAGGAGGATTATTGGGCAAAAGTGGAAGTAAAGCGGGATACGGTACCATTCCAATTTGATTTTCAAAACGAATTGGCACCAACTAGATCCTTGAGTATGGTCATGAAACTAATGGATTCCCTGGTTGCCAAAGACCATGTAAATAATGAGCGCGTGTATGTAGGTGGCTTGTCTATGGGAGGCATGGGTACATATGAGATTATATATAAAAGACCTGAAATGTTTGCGGCTGCTTTTGCGATTTGCGGGGGAGGTAATCCTGAAATAGCTTCAGATTATCCGAAAGGCTTTCCTATCTGGATCTTCCACGGCGAAAAAGATGATGTAGTACCTCCGAACTTGTCTAAAGAAATGGCCAGAAGCATTAATCACTACGGAGGGAATGCAAAACTTTCGCTTTATCCGAAGGATAATCATAATAGTTGGGATTCTGCATTCGCTGAACCCTTTCTGTTAAGCTGGTTGTTTTCGCAGGAGAACAATAGATCAGGATCAAAGAATTAA